From Candidatus Melainabacteria bacterium RIFOXYA2_FULL_32_9, the proteins below share one genomic window:
- a CDS encoding elongation factor P, producing the protein MISTNDLRTGMTVEVDGGLWSVVEFLHVKPGKGAAFVRTKLKNVETGNVMEKTFRAGEKLPKAVLERRDMQFLYRSEDELVFMDNESFEQVSLSKNQIGDGVKYLKEGMTINMLKHETRIIGVDIPNFVELEVVDTPPGEKGNTATGGTKPATLETGAVVNVPFFVNNGDVIRVDTRSNSYLDRV; encoded by the coding sequence ATGATTTAAGAACAGGAATGACAGTAGAAGTTGATGGCGGCCTATGGTCAGTAGTTGAATTTTTGCACGTCAAACCTGGCAAAGGTGCTGCTTTTGTTAGAACAAAGCTAAAAAATGTTGAAACCGGTAATGTAATGGAAAAAACCTTTAGAGCTGGTGAAAAGCTTCCAAAAGCTGTTCTTGAAAGAAGAGATATGCAGTTTTTATACCGTAGTGAAGATGAGTTAGTTTTCATGGATAATGAATCTTTTGAACAAGTCTCTCTCAGTAAAAATCAGATAGGTGATGGTGTAAAATACCTTAAAGAAGGTATGACTATAAATATGCTAAAACATGAAACCCGTATAATTGGTGTTGATATACCAAACTTTGTGGAACTGGAAGTTGTTGATACACCTCCTGGTGAAAAAGGAAATACGGCTACAGGTGGAACAAAGCCTGCCACATTAGAGACAGGAGCTGTTGTTAACGTACCTTTCTTTGTTAATAATGGTGATGTGATCAGAGTTGATACAA